GCAGTCTATCGTGGCCAAACAGAATGTCACCATTGTCCACGAGGGGAGCAAAGCTCAGGCCGATATTGCGGCCTATGACGTGGCGCAGGGCAAGATCGTACTGGAAGGGAATCCCCGGGTTTATCGCGGCCGCGATATCCTGACAGGTGATAAAATAACCTTTTGGCGGGAAGAGAATAAAATGATTTGCGAACCCCGTGCCCGTTTGATAATTTATCCTCAAGAAGGAGGAACGCGCCAGAAGATTCTGGGCGCAGAATAAATGACGCATGCAAATGAATATCTGATCAGGACCGACCAGCTCGTCAAGGCGTATCACGGAAAACGAGTTGTGGATGGCATAGACCTGAATGTGCGGCCAGGGGAGATTGTTGGTTTGCTTGGGCCCAACGGTGCCGGCAAAACCACCAGTTTCTACATGATCGTCGGACTGACCCGTCCTACTTCGGGCTCGGTTCATTTTGAGAACACCGATGTATCGTCTTTGCCTATGTACCGCAGAGCACGTATGGGCATGGGCTATCTGGCTCAGGAGCCATCCATCTTTCGGCGTATGACGGTTAGAGAAAACGTCATGGCGATTCTCGAGACCCTGCCTATGTCTTCTGCACAGCGCAAACAGCGGCTGGAGCAGCTGCTGGAGGAGTTAAAGATTTCCCGTCTGGCTGATCAGAAAGCCTACACGCTCAGTGGCGGCGAACGCCGGCGTCTTGAAATTACCCGTGCGCTGGTAACCGACCCCTCATTGATTTTGCTGGATGAACCCTTCAGCGGCGTCGATCCGCTGGCTGTGTATGACGTACAGCAGATTATCAAGGAACTAAGTCGGAAAGGACTGGGTATTTTAATAACCGATCACAATGTGCGTGAAACACTGGCTATTGTGGATCGGGCATATTTGATTTGTGAAGGCAAGGTGCTGCGTGAGGGCACCAGTGAGTTTCTTATCGATGATAAGGTGAGTCGTGAGCTGTACCTCGGCCCGCGATTCAGCATGTGAAAAACCCAAAAAAAGGAGATATGTCGTGGACGTCATCATTACAAGTCGGCATATGGAAAAGAAAGCGGACACTGTGAGTCAGTATGCGAGAGATAAGGTGGCCGAGTCCATCGGAGCCTTTCCGCGCGTAGAGAGTGTTCATGTAATTTTGAATTTGGAAGGATATCGCCACATTGCGGAACTGGTTATTCAGGGTAAGTCACATTTACGGGTGGAAGCCACGTCCGAGTCCGATGACATGTACGTTTCCATAGATAGCGCCATTGATAAAGCGGTGAAGCAGTTACGCCGTTCGCGCGATAAAGTGCAGGATCATCAGACCGCCGACCTGGCAGAAGCTGAAAAGATTATCCGCCAGGAAATCGACGCAGATGAAAATGCCTCTGAAAAAGAAGCATAGAGAGGTTCTGGTGAGCGCGTCGGAAACTGGCGCGCTCTGCCTGGAGAGATGAATGCAGGGTGTGATTAGAAATAATAACGAGGATGTGGCATGTCGGTTTCTGTAGATGAATTTTTCGAAGCAGGGAGAGAAACGCTCCAAATGGAGTATGAAGTGGGTACGGCATCCTCTTTGCGTCGCGTAATCCATGAACGGGCAATTAATCGTCCGGGCTTGGCTCTGTCAGGCTATATGCGGTACTTTGCCAATCGCCGGATTCAGGTGCTTGGTCTGGCTGAATTTGCCTATTTAAGCAGTCTGGATGAGGCTGCACAGGAAGCCTGTCTGGAACAGATTTGTAAAAAGCATATTCCCTGTATCGTTTTAACACGGAACAGAAAAGCTACAAAAGCGTTGATGCGTGTGGCTAAGCATCATAAAATTCCGGTGCTGCGTAGTGCCTTGATTACGAGTGATTTTATCAATGAGGCCACGTTGATTATGGAAGAACTCAGTGCGCCGCATATGCGCTTTCAGGGGACGATGATCGATATTCTTGGTATCGGTGTCATCATTGAAGGTCCCGCCGGAGTGGGCAAAAGTGAGGCGGCTCTGGGGTTGATTTCACGCGGGCACAGTTTGGTGTCCGATGACGTAACTATATTAAAAAGAACTGGTTCAGGAACTCTGGTGGGACATGCCCCTGAGATTACACGCTATCATTTGGAAATTCGCGGATTGGGCATAGTACATGTACCGAGTCTGTTTGGCGTGGGGGCTATTCGCCGTGAGATGAATCTGGATCTGCTGGTTAGTCTGCACCACTGGGATCCGCGCGTCGAGGATGACCGCACGGGATTGGCTGGAAATAATCGGGAAGTCATGGGGGTTAGTATTCCGATTATTGCCTTACCGGTCGCGGCCGGGCGCGATGTGGCTCATGTTATTGAAGTGGCTGCATTAAATCATAAATTGAAAATTTTAGGGCATGACGCCGCAAAAGAGCTGGATGCGAAACTGGTTAGCCGGCTGATGGGTAGAACGCATTCACCGTTAGTGGAATAAAGAAATGTCAGATAAAGTTGAGCGAAAATTGAAATTGACCAATAAGTACGGGCTTCATGCCCGTCCAGCTGCACTTTTTGTCAAAACAGCAAACCACTATCAATCCGATATTATTGTTTGCAAAGATGGGATTGAAGTGTCTGGGAAGAGCATTATGGGTCTGTTGACCATCGAAGGATATACTGGGTCGACGCTGACCATTACCATCGAGGGGCATGATTGCAACGACGCGATGGCTGCGATCACAGAATTGTTTGAAAACAAGTTTTACGAAGAATAAGTGCCGAATATGAATAGTCAGAGCGGAATAGAAAAAAAGGAAATCGTTCTTCAGGGTATCGGAGTCGCTCCAGGCGTGGCTATCGGGCCGGCTTGCTTGGCTGTTACAGACGATGAGCGTTATGTGGAACGGGATATTGATCCGGATGAAGTTCCGCGCGAAATTGCACGTTTTGAAGATGCACTGATCAGTACCCGTCACCAGATTCATGAAATACAGAGCCGCATAAGCGATGCGATTGGTGCGGAAAATGCCGGTATTTTTGACGCACATCTACTGGTCGTGGACGACCGATCTTTTGTCGAGGAAGTCATCCGCGAACTGGAAGAGCGGAATAAGAATGTCGAATCTGTGCTCTATGTCGTGGCGAAACGTTACAGCGATGCCCTTTCGCGAGTGGAAGATGATTATCTCCGGGA
Above is a genomic segment from Spartobacteria bacterium containing:
- the lptB gene encoding LPS export ABC transporter ATP-binding protein; protein product: MTHANEYLIRTDQLVKAYHGKRVVDGIDLNVRPGEIVGLLGPNGAGKTTSFYMIVGLTRPTSGSVHFENTDVSSLPMYRRARMGMGYLAQEPSIFRRMTVRENVMAILETLPMSSAQRKQRLEQLLEELKISRLADQKAYTLSGGERRRLEITRALVTDPSLILLDEPFSGVDPLAVYDVQQIIKELSRKGLGILITDHNVRETLAIVDRAYLICEGKVLREGTSEFLIDDKVSRELYLGPRFSM
- the raiA gene encoding ribosome-associated translation inhibitor RaiA, producing MDVIITSRHMEKKADTVSQYARDKVAESIGAFPRVESVHVILNLEGYRHIAELVIQGKSHLRVEATSESDDMYVSIDSAIDKAVKQLRRSRDKVQDHQTADLAEAEKIIRQEIDADENASEKEA
- the hprK gene encoding HPr(Ser) kinase/phosphatase; the encoded protein is MSVSVDEFFEAGRETLQMEYEVGTASSLRRVIHERAINRPGLALSGYMRYFANRRIQVLGLAEFAYLSSLDEAAQEACLEQICKKHIPCIVLTRNRKATKALMRVAKHHKIPVLRSALITSDFINEATLIMEELSAPHMRFQGTMIDILGIGVIIEGPAGVGKSEAALGLISRGHSLVSDDVTILKRTGSGTLVGHAPEITRYHLEIRGLGIVHVPSLFGVGAIRREMNLDLLVSLHHWDPRVEDDRTGLAGNNREVMGVSIPIIALPVAAGRDVAHVIEVAALNHKLKILGHDAAKELDAKLVSRLMGRTHSPLVE
- a CDS encoding HPr family phosphocarrier protein, which encodes MSDKVERKLKLTNKYGLHARPAALFVKTANHYQSDIIVCKDGIEVSGKSIMGLLTIEGYTGSTLTITIEGHDCNDAMAAITELFENKFYEE